Proteins encoded by one window of Chryseobacterium sp. POL2:
- a CDS encoding helix-turn-helix domain-containing protein, producing the protein MKYPSPDYKLIFTDILDKKFPHKKEKCQIHLKKKNLSAIDIIELNNNIFNTPKGEKQSENQKYRSYSKSDILKILDYQKKHKLNNSQLSTYFKLSRNSVTKWKKMFLT; encoded by the coding sequence ATGAAATATCCATCACCTGATTACAAGTTAATATTTACAGATATTCTCGACAAAAAATTTCCTCACAAGAAAGAAAAATGCCAAATCCATCTAAAAAAGAAAAACTTATCTGCCATAGATATTATCGAGCTGAATAATAATATCTTCAATACTCCCAAAGGAGAAAAACAATCCGAAAACCAAAAATACCGCTCTTACAGCAAATCCGACATTCTGAAGATCTTAGATTATCAAAAAAAGCACAAACTCAATAATAGCCAATTATCAACATATTTTAAACTGAGCAGAAACTCCGTCACGAAATGGAAAAAAATGTTTCTTACATAG
- a CDS encoding helix-turn-helix domain-containing protein, translating into MKLIRKFIFTLFLISIIPVFSQQNITLEKKRVFDSLEKRKLTNVVEIYNNGIEMRKYAQTNEEFAKAYHNMGDGKYKDGDYLAAIIFLEKANKYIDSNDNYTKPSDKKQMQIYINALLALSYSYASLPTEANNVINKIKKTIDIQNANEATAIPQLIAKSYEIQEKYCEAIPYRKQALDVYNKDYKFDDEVSRKSLLIFGNITLAYLNIKCNNLSTALKHLDIVEKLYDELGTKKPTYIIEQYYLVKALIALKENDKISAKQWFRKSYKTVSLTENKSSIKSILLEMQASGLFETPEEKNEIYEALIKIQNFQTESTKQVVKKEIENKNLKLKNEKENRILYLLISVILILIITFILLYYKYQNKKLQYNYQRLIKNIDKKKEQKSNTLDGNITPKSISEIDHQDENIFELNILKKLDKLEEKLLFTSKDASATQLAALLKITPRNLSYILKKYRNEDFYSYLNTLRIDYISATLREHPEYLNYKIAVLADMCGYSSHSHFTLVFKTKTGISPSQYIDLLRKEKK; encoded by the coding sequence ATGAAATTGATAAGAAAATTTATTTTCACCTTATTCCTAATATCCATTATTCCCGTATTTTCCCAACAAAACATCACTCTAGAAAAAAAACGAGTATTTGATTCTTTGGAAAAACGCAAGCTTACCAATGTTGTAGAAATATACAATAATGGTATCGAAATGCGTAAATACGCGCAAACCAATGAGGAATTTGCTAAAGCCTATCACAATATGGGAGATGGGAAATACAAAGATGGAGATTACCTAGCAGCTATCATTTTTTTAGAAAAAGCTAATAAATATATAGATTCTAATGATAATTACACAAAACCAAGTGATAAAAAACAGATGCAAATCTACATTAATGCATTATTAGCATTAAGCTATAGTTATGCCAGTTTGCCAACAGAAGCTAATAATGTAATAAATAAAATAAAAAAAACAATCGACATACAAAATGCTAATGAAGCAACTGCAATTCCACAATTGATAGCAAAATCTTATGAAATTCAGGAAAAATATTGCGAAGCAATTCCTTATAGAAAACAAGCACTTGATGTTTATAATAAAGATTACAAATTTGATGATGAAGTTTCTAGAAAAAGCTTACTAATATTTGGGAATATTACTTTAGCTTATTTAAACATAAAATGCAACAATCTAAGTACTGCATTAAAACATTTAGATATTGTAGAAAAATTATATGACGAATTAGGCACCAAAAAACCGACATATATTATAGAGCAATACTATTTAGTAAAAGCTTTAATAGCACTAAAAGAAAATGATAAAATTAGTGCCAAACAATGGTTCAGAAAATCTTACAAAACAGTAAGTTTAACAGAAAATAAATCTTCTATTAAAAGCATTCTTTTAGAAATGCAGGCTAGCGGACTTTTTGAAACGCCAGAGGAGAAAAACGAAATATATGAAGCATTAATAAAAATTCAGAATTTCCAAACTGAATCAACTAAACAAGTGGTGAAGAAAGAAATAGAAAATAAAAATTTAAAGTTGAAAAATGAAAAAGAAAATCGCATTTTGTATCTTTTGATTTCAGTAATTTTAATCTTAATTATCACATTTATATTACTTTATTACAAATACCAAAACAAAAAATTACAGTATAACTATCAAAGGCTAATTAAAAATATCGACAAAAAGAAAGAACAAAAATCAAATACTTTAGATGGAAATATTACACCAAAATCAATATCAGAAATAGATCATCAAGATGAAAACATTTTCGAACTAAATATTTTAAAAAAGCTTGATAAACTTGAAGAAAAATTGTTATTTACATCAAAAGATGCATCCGCAACCCAATTAGCAGCACTATTAAAAATCACACCCAGAAATTTGAGCTATATTCTTAAGAAATATAGAAATGAAGATTTTTATAGTTACCTCAACACTTTGAGAATAGATTATATAAGTGCCACTTTACGAGAACATCCTGAATATCTGAATTACAAAATCGCTGTACTTGCTGATATGTGCGGATATAGTTCGCACAGTCATTTCACGCTTGTTTTCAAAACGAAAACTGGTATTTCGCCTTCTCAATACATCGATTTATTACGCAAAGAAAAGAAATAA
- a CDS encoding IS1182 family transposase — MQGKKSFTPQLFVSVNLLDLVPEDNFYRKMLSELNLDFIYKATQKYYGKEGQESIDPVVFFKILLVGYLNNINSDRQLIAFCSDSLSIRLFLGYDVHEQLPWHSTISRTRGLYGEEVFLNLFKEVLRMCVSKNMVRGKRQAVDSVFIKANASMDSLVEKEVLEDASAFVNELEENSEYKVTTTRKKLVERHHDWKAEAYKGMPANSNSRQIDENGNLIRPKYLSNHTHYSPTDSDARVSVKPGKARQLNYFGQIAVDDAHHVITGACSDFADKRDSQCLEQIVELTEENLKENGIELQELLADGGYSSGEALAYLHEKNINAYIPNFGQYKSEREGFTYHKEENYYQCTKPEGKQAKLLFKGEKMDSKGYTKRTYRSSETDCKNCPLREQCCGKSTKFKKLDDSIHKEHYDRMHQKLTQNEKYAKKMVRVRSKTVEPVIGTLINFTNMKRVNTRGIKNANKHVLMASLTYNLKKYMRFTIKKPSILAQVLSLKQGKNFAFSKRAFSVYKNSILSYSNSRILNYN; from the coding sequence ATGCAAGGAAAGAAGAGTTTTACACCACAATTATTTGTTTCGGTCAATTTATTAGACCTAGTTCCAGAGGATAATTTTTATAGAAAAATGTTATCCGAACTCAATTTAGATTTCATTTATAAAGCAACTCAAAAGTATTATGGTAAGGAAGGACAAGAGAGTATAGATCCTGTTGTTTTCTTTAAGATATTATTGGTGGGATATTTAAACAATATCAATTCAGATAGACAGTTGATAGCTTTTTGTAGTGATAGCTTGTCGATAAGATTGTTTTTAGGTTATGATGTACATGAGCAGCTTCCTTGGCACAGTACCATTAGCCGAACTCGCGGTTTGTATGGCGAAGAAGTCTTTTTAAACTTGTTTAAAGAAGTCTTGAGAATGTGCGTTTCTAAAAATATGGTTCGTGGTAAACGACAAGCGGTGGACAGCGTTTTCATCAAAGCTAATGCTTCTATGGATAGCTTGGTAGAGAAAGAAGTTTTAGAAGACGCCAGTGCTTTTGTAAACGAACTAGAAGAAAACAGCGAATACAAAGTAACTACCACCCGCAAGAAACTCGTTGAACGCCACCATGATTGGAAAGCAGAAGCGTATAAAGGAATGCCAGCAAATAGCAATAGTAGACAGATAGATGAAAACGGCAATCTCATCCGTCCCAAATACCTATCTAATCACACCCATTATTCTCCCACAGATAGCGATGCTAGAGTGAGTGTAAAACCCGGCAAAGCGCGACAATTAAATTATTTTGGACAAATCGCAGTTGACGATGCGCACCATGTCATTACAGGAGCGTGTTCAGATTTTGCGGATAAACGCGACAGTCAGTGTTTAGAACAAATTGTAGAACTCACAGAAGAAAACCTAAAGGAAAACGGAATAGAATTACAAGAACTTTTAGCCGATGGTGGTTACAGCAGTGGCGAAGCATTGGCGTATTTGCACGAAAAAAACATCAACGCCTACATCCCTAACTTCGGACAATACAAATCAGAGCGAGAAGGTTTTACTTACCACAAAGAAGAAAACTATTATCAATGCACAAAACCCGAAGGTAAGCAAGCTAAACTGCTTTTCAAAGGCGAAAAAATGGATAGTAAAGGCTACACCAAACGAACGTACCGAAGCAGTGAAACAGATTGCAAAAACTGTCCACTAAGAGAACAATGCTGTGGCAAAAGCACCAAGTTTAAAAAGCTAGACGACAGCATCCACAAAGAACATTACGACCGTATGCATCAAAAACTCACCCAAAACGAGAAATATGCCAAGAAAATGGTTAGAGTGCGAAGCAAAACGGTAGAACCCGTCATTGGAACGTTGATCAACTTTACCAACATGAAACGAGTCAACACTCGAGGCATCAAAAACGCAAACAAACATGTACTGATGGCAAGTTTAACCTACAACTTGAAGAAATACATGCGTTTTACCATTAAAAAACCAAGTATTTTAGCCCAAGTTCTATCTCTAAAACAAGGGAAGAACTTTGCTTTTTCAAAACGCGCCTTTTCAGTCTATAAAAACTCGATTTTAAGCTATTCAAATTCTAGAATTTTGAACTACAACTAA
- a CDS encoding transposase, giving the protein MNFKDIHIGSFINQRVTENGIEISRICNFMKCTEKKITEMYQSKSLDTELLLRWSKLLEYDFFRVYSQHLILYAPPSTIEKNKKNNVKSKLPQFRKNIYTKEIIDFILEQIEKKEMTKNQIMERYRIPKTTLYKWISKHKSSER; this is encoded by the coding sequence ATGAACTTCAAAGACATCCATATTGGCTCTTTCATCAATCAAAGAGTAACAGAAAACGGAATCGAAATATCCCGCATCTGTAATTTTATGAAATGTACAGAAAAGAAAATAACAGAAATGTACCAAAGTAAAAGCTTGGATACAGAACTTCTCCTGAGATGGAGCAAATTATTGGAGTATGATTTTTTCAGAGTTTACAGTCAGCATCTTATTTTATACGCACCACCATCAACAATTGAGAAGAATAAAAAAAATAATGTAAAGTCAAAATTACCGCAGTTCCGAAAAAATATCTATACCAAAGAAATCATCGATTTCATATTGGAACAGATAGAAAAAAAAGAAATGACTAAAAACCAAATAATGGAACGCTACAGAATCCCTAAAACAACTTTATACAAATGGATAAGCAAACACAAAAGCTCCGAACGCTAG